AGGGGCGGCCGATCGGGGCCGGCGCTACAAACGGGTGTTCTTGACGGCGACGCTCGCGACGGCGTTCACGATCGGGGTGGCGGTCCTGATGATGGAGCTGGCCGGCGTCTTCGAGCCGAAGGTCAAGGTCGGGACGTCGCCGTATGCGGCGGCGCCGCCGGCGCCGACCGGGTCGGAGGTGGCGGCGGTGAAACGGGTCCGTCGGCCCCGCCGAGAGTCGGCCGTCGGGACCGTCCGCGCCGTTCACGAGGCGGTAGTCGGTTCCAAGATTCTCGCGCGGGTCGAGGAGGTCCGTGTGAAGGCGGGCCAGGACGTCAAGCAGGGGGACGTGCTGGTCGTTCTGGACAAGGCGGATCTCCAGTCCCGGCTGCAGCAGGCTCTCGCCGAGGAGGCGGCGGCCGAGGCCAAGTACAACCAGTCGGAAGTCGAGCTGGGGCGGGTTCGGCGGCTCCGAGCCCGAGAGGCGAGCACGCAGAGCGAGCTCGACCAGGCGGCCACATCCCAGCAGACGGCCAAGGCCGAGCGCGACCGCGCCCACCGGGCGGTGGAGGAGGCCCGGATCATGGAGTCGTACGCCACGGTGCTCGCACCGATCGCGGGGCGAATCGTGGACAAGCAGGTCAACGCCGGCGACACCGTCAGCCCTGGACAGGCGCTGGTAACCATGTACGACCCGACCCGGATGCAGATGATCGCCACGGTGCGCGAGTCGCTCGCCGTGCATTTGAGCCCCGGGCAGGAACTGGCCGCGCGGCTGGACACGCTCGACGTGGAATGTCACGCGACGGTCAGCGAGATCGTTCCCGAGGCCCAGGCCGAGAGTCGGTCCTTTCAGGTCAAGGTGACCGGTCCGTGTCCGCCCAACGTCTACAGCGGCATGTTCGGCCGGATCTTCATCCCCCTGGAGGATGAGGAGGTTCTGGTTCTGCCGTCTGCGGCCGTCCGTCGGGTCGGCCAGCTCGACGAGGTGGACGTCGTCGAGGACGGCCGAGTCAATCGCAGGGTCGTTCAACTGGGCCGCACCCTCGGCGAGGGCCGGGAGGTCCTCTCCGGGCTGAAGGAAGGGGAATCGGTCGTTCTCCTCAGGGGCGATGCCGCCCACAAGGCCGGGGGTGGATCATGAGCCGAGGAGATTCCGACGAGG
The sequence above is a segment of the Paludisphaera rhizosphaerae genome. Coding sequences within it:
- a CDS encoding efflux RND transporter periplasmic adaptor subunit, whose translation is MTSASRGAADRGRRYKRVFLTATLATAFTIGVAVLMMELAGVFEPKVKVGTSPYAAAPPAPTGSEVAAVKRVRRPRRESAVGTVRAVHEAVVGSKILARVEEVRVKAGQDVKQGDVLVVLDKADLQSRLQQALAEEAAAEAKYNQSEVELGRVRRLRAREASTQSELDQAATSQQTAKAERDRAHRAVEEARIMESYATVLAPIAGRIVDKQVNAGDTVSPGQALVTMYDPTRMQMIATVRESLAVHLSPGQELAARLDTLDVECHATVSEIVPEAQAESRSFQVKVTGPCPPNVYSGMFGRIFIPLEDEEVLVLPSAAVRRVGQLDEVDVVEDGRVNRRVVQLGRTLGEGREVLSGLKEGESVVLLRGDAAHKAGGGS